A part of Thermoflexus hugenholtzii JAD2 genomic DNA contains:
- a CDS encoding GAF domain-containing protein produces the protein MRWEIPGEEQLWEAWIRAAARAGHRLLYFRQDGALSGILQDLPGTTLVDAPQWSPDLRARLLDLLPREGPPTVGLWEDLQGLLSQPDPRAAWEILEALDRLRREAPVIWFTLIRGDPDTLPLFTPPVPLASFIVIPLTLPPDPLLLTLALREEDPRLPPGLYRLVFDPEPRLEFLAHTSVKGLLPLFEILQRQRQQQQTLEQRMRLLAALAEGTRWLPDLPAFLNVLIRELVEHLEVDRGAIALREGPDRLRIVAEHRRIEGPSALGAVIDLTGDPLSARVVQTRQPLVLNKIRDPALFGASAPLLQRLGIRSILIVPIPRGEEVLGHIGLDSVRVERSFSPQEVQLVQTIAEGVAGLIERAQALERQQRLAQLLEALHRILRSALEVQNFEAFLHQVLAQAMEALESPIGVLWAAGRLSARGISSPILASIEDTARKEGLRITETLAVSDHRELPPSALRDALLQAGIRASLSVPIRAGERPIGVLGLASPTPRQWRPEEIALAEAIALEIGHTVERIRFVRHLRLLYRLADALSGFRDLHGVLQPIFDLIRSELMAREVGLYLPVEEDPSTLACRIRSASGSRSVFPARMRRHAIPALEPIFQGQALWFTDPPGAPTLFPARSLALLPLKHEDEILGSLAIAWEKPAVFDVDTQEFLFRVAALLTTGVLNERLWRQLERRARELESLTESLQQALKLREQMIQNVSHELRTPLAILQGYIELMQEEALGPLTSEQREALGVMQERLNGLIRYVELLLTLQEIQAGARSLNILDLRELVREACRAYQSRLDPQRHVLQVHLPDHPVWVMGEGEHLLLTFTELLENAVKFSPTGGTIQVSLAVQGPEALLEVRDEGIGIPAEAISRVFEPFYQVDGGTTRKFGGMGIGLTVIKQVVEAHRGRVEIESAVGQGTRVLLRLPIVIP, from the coding sequence TTGCGGTGGGAGATACCTGGAGAAGAGCAGTTATGGGAAGCCTGGATCCGCGCGGCCGCCCGCGCCGGGCATCGCCTGCTCTACTTCCGTCAGGACGGCGCGCTCAGCGGGATCCTGCAAGATCTGCCGGGGACCACCCTCGTGGACGCCCCACAGTGGAGCCCCGACCTGCGCGCCCGCCTCCTGGACCTGCTCCCCCGGGAAGGCCCCCCGACGGTGGGGCTATGGGAGGATCTGCAGGGCTTGCTAAGCCAACCGGACCCCCGGGCCGCCTGGGAGATCCTGGAGGCCCTGGATCGGCTCCGGCGGGAGGCTCCGGTGATCTGGTTCACCCTGATCCGAGGGGATCCGGATACGCTGCCGCTCTTCACCCCACCGGTGCCCCTGGCCTCCTTTATAGTGATCCCGCTCACCCTGCCGCCGGATCCTCTCCTGCTAACCCTGGCGCTCCGGGAGGAAGATCCGCGACTTCCTCCCGGCCTTTACCGGCTGGTCTTTGATCCCGAGCCCCGGCTGGAGTTCCTCGCGCACACCTCGGTGAAAGGGCTCCTCCCCTTGTTCGAGATACTGCAACGCCAGCGTCAGCAGCAACAGACGCTGGAGCAACGAATGCGCCTGCTCGCAGCCCTGGCCGAAGGGACGCGGTGGTTGCCGGATCTCCCGGCCTTCCTGAACGTTCTCATCCGGGAGCTGGTGGAGCACCTCGAGGTGGATCGGGGGGCCATCGCCCTCCGGGAGGGGCCGGATCGCCTGCGCATCGTCGCCGAGCACCGGCGGATCGAGGGCCCCTCGGCCCTGGGCGCCGTCATCGACCTGACCGGCGATCCTCTCTCCGCCCGTGTCGTGCAGACGCGCCAGCCCCTCGTCCTCAACAAGATCCGGGATCCGGCCCTCTTCGGCGCCTCCGCACCCCTGCTGCAGCGGCTTGGGATCCGCTCCATCCTGATCGTGCCCATCCCACGGGGGGAAGAGGTCCTCGGCCACATCGGCCTGGATAGCGTCCGCGTGGAGCGCTCGTTCAGCCCACAGGAGGTCCAGCTGGTTCAAACCATTGCCGAAGGGGTCGCGGGCCTGATCGAAAGGGCGCAAGCCCTGGAGCGGCAACAACGCCTGGCCCAGCTCCTCGAGGCCCTGCATCGGATCCTCCGCTCCGCCTTAGAGGTCCAGAACTTTGAGGCCTTCCTCCATCAGGTTCTCGCGCAGGCTATGGAGGCCCTGGAGAGCCCCATCGGGGTCCTCTGGGCCGCGGGGAGGCTCAGCGCACGCGGGATCTCATCCCCCATCCTCGCGTCCATTGAGGACACCGCTCGAAAGGAGGGGCTCCGCATCACCGAGACCCTTGCGGTGTCGGATCACCGGGAGCTTCCTCCATCTGCCCTGCGAGACGCCCTCCTGCAGGCGGGCATCCGGGCCTCCCTGAGCGTGCCGATCCGGGCCGGCGAGCGCCCAATCGGCGTCCTGGGCCTGGCCAGCCCGACCCCGCGCCAGTGGAGGCCGGAGGAGATCGCGCTCGCGGAAGCCATCGCGCTGGAGATCGGCCATACCGTTGAGCGCATCCGCTTCGTCCGCCATCTGCGCCTGCTCTATCGCCTGGCGGACGCCCTCAGCGGGTTCCGGGATCTGCATGGGGTGCTGCAGCCGATCTTTGATCTGATCCGGAGCGAGCTGATGGCACGTGAAGTGGGCCTGTATCTCCCCGTGGAAGAAGATCCCTCGACGCTGGCCTGCAGGATCCGCTCGGCCTCGGGATCACGATCCGTCTTCCCGGCCCGCATGCGCCGGCATGCCATTCCGGCCCTGGAGCCCATATTTCAGGGCCAGGCCCTCTGGTTCACCGATCCGCCCGGCGCCCCTACCCTCTTTCCCGCCCGATCGCTGGCGCTTCTTCCGTTGAAGCACGAGGACGAGATCTTGGGGAGCCTGGCCATCGCCTGGGAGAAGCCGGCGGTCTTCGATGTAGACACCCAGGAGTTCCTGTTCCGGGTAGCTGCCTTGCTGACCACGGGGGTGCTCAACGAGCGCCTGTGGCGGCAGCTGGAGCGTCGCGCCCGTGAGCTCGAAAGCCTCACGGAGTCCCTGCAACAGGCCCTGAAGCTCCGTGAACAGATGATCCAGAACGTCTCCCACGAGCTGCGGACCCCCCTGGCGATCCTTCAGGGATACATCGAGCTCATGCAGGAGGAAGCTTTGGGCCCCCTGACGTCGGAGCAACGTGAGGCGCTGGGGGTGATGCAGGAGCGGTTAAATGGGCTCATTCGGTATGTGGAGCTCCTCCTCACCCTTCAGGAGATCCAGGCCGGCGCGCGGTCGCTGAACATCCTGGATCTCCGGGAGCTGGTGCGGGAGGCATGCCGGGCGTATCAGAGCCGCCTCGATCCCCAACGCCATGTCCTCCAGGTTCATCTGCCGGATCATCCGGTCTGGGTGATGGGGGAAGGGGAGCACCTGCTCCTGACCTTCACCGAGCTCCTGGAGAACGCGGTCAAATTCTCCCCGACGGGGGGTACGATCCAAGTCTCCCTCGCCGTGCAGGGGCCGGAAGCCCTTTTGGAAGTGCGTGATGAAGGGATCGGCATCCCTGCCGAAGCCATCTCCCGAGTGTTTGAGCCCTTCTATCAGGTCGACGGAGGTACTACCCGGAAGTTCGGAGGGATGGGAATTGGGCTGACAGTGATCAAGCAGGTCGTCGAGGCGCATCGGGGTCGCGTGGAGATCGAGAGCGCGGTCGGCCAGGGCACGCGCGTCCTCCTGCGCTTGCCCATCGTGATCCCTTGA